A single genomic interval of Spinacia oleracea cultivar Varoflay chromosome 6, BTI_SOV_V1, whole genome shotgun sequence harbors:
- the LOC110780370 gene encoding uncharacterized protein isoform X2, producing the protein MEPEIDEDDEEYEEDLVGSGDDSEDTPYEEEGEELEDEEEDAEEYVDEDEDEGENDVGVKCKLKNQGRKTGNAKGRRPVVVEEDDEFYDELEVDARAKLKMKERSRKYAKSRRLANDVEDEGNDDEEDDEEDGEADVRRVGKKHPKHVGQNFRRGYPEDEQHGLRKKHLKVIRKRRRGDTDDEEEQGKPVKKKLLLKKKVGKIVDKERRKGKFPLKDKGMTRRGKNRRVFLRVPIPQHPMSRGEYAKCHDVVVATQRANCDRKQPSVICRADAFSKIIAGFDDSRRACVQKMGFRGLLKLKISKLPRQLCYWLMTRLDGVNNYLVGGDGHVLPITPGHWEDVFGLRNSGLPVPEKDSDLPPGKALAYAVKYGEKNPANTKTTVLISNATRVLLGPLD; encoded by the exons ATGGAACCGGAAattgatgaagatgatgaagagTACGAGGAAGATCTCGTTGGATCAGGGGATGATAGTGAAGATACACCATATGAAGAGGAGGGTGAGGAATTAGAGGACGAAGAAGAAGACGCCGAAGAGTATGtagatgaggatgaggatgagggGGAAAATGATGTTGGTGTAAAGTGTAAGTTGAAAAATCAGGGCAGGAAAACGGGTAATGCTAAAGGAAGGCGTCCTGTTGTTGTAGAGGAGGATGATGAGTTTTATGATGAGCTTGAAGTTGATGCTCGTGCTAAGTTGAAGATGAAAGAGCGCAGTAGGAAGTATGCTAAGAGCAGGCGTTTAGCTAATGATGTAGAGGATGAAGGAAATGATGATGAAGAGGATGACGAGGAAGATGGAGAAGCTGATGTCCGTAGAGTGGGGAAGAAGCATCCGAAGCATGTAGGCCAAAATTTTAGGCGGGGTTATCCAGAAGATGAACAACATGGGTTGAGGAAGAAACATTTGAAGGTGATTAGGAAGAGGCGTCGGGGGGATACTGATGACGAGGAAGAACAGGGGAAGCCTGTGAAGAAGAAGTTGTTGCTGAAGAAAAAGGTTGGTAAGATTGTTGATAAAGAGCGTAGAAAAGGAAAGTTCCCTCTTAAAGATAAGGGAATGACTAGGAGAGGCAAGAATAGGAGAGTGTTTCTGCGG GTTCCAATCCCCCAACATCCAATGTCTAGGGGTGAATATGCCAAGTGTCATGATGTTGTAGTTGCTACCCAAAGGGCTAATTGCGATCGCAAG CAACCGAGTGTTATATGCCGCGCTGATGCTTTCTCAAAGATCATTGCTGGATTTGATGACTCTAGAAGAGCCTGTGTGCAAAAAATGGGGTTTAGAGGCTTGTTGAAGTTGAAAATATCCAAGCTTCCGAGGCAGCTTTGTTATTGGTTGATGACCAGATTGGACGGAGTCAACAATTATCTGGTAGGTGGTGACGGGCATGTGTTGCCGATCACACCTGGCCATTGGGAAGATGTGTTTGGTTTGAGGAACAGCGGGCTTCCCGTCCCTGAAAAGGATTCTGATTTGCCGCCTGGAAAAGCTCTAGCGTATGCAGTGAAGTATGGTGAGAAAAACCCTGCAAACACCAAGACCACAGTACTGATATCCAACGCAACTCGCGTGTTGTTAGGTCCCTTGGACTAG
- the LOC110786352 gene encoding uncharacterized protein isoform X2, which translates to MENFMIVLMGQILCPSTDGANMSTKLLGVVCVAKDADQYNWCEFCHKWLLDYAITCQRKLEVQGYAAGTGGCVLFLLVFYLDRLCRLPVRWDEFPRLKVWTEEEVEKVKLQDRKPTEDYGRLSTVDVVYREPHPLFGGEERRPLAEEVADLVMERMAPLLQDLRAVIREQVIIRRLGEKDSVAEKDPSPGSVAEKDPSPASSSHRQISDNAYINVDGEPMAVDKSVNKVLSELDVIVLEDEIDNVQHRVEQPLGGEQNVFVNYQSLPVEQPVFEFLHVPAVEAVQNEPMEAEQVQQGPPQQAPPQQVVELVQHLEAMQNEPMEAEQVQQGPPQQTPPQQAPPQQVVELVQHLEAMHNETMEALPQHEPQQEPRYEPVQQGHTEADQGGPQEEGPVVPVVQQDHEVADPQGPVEEPPQNDFLEPQNDFLEPQNDVLEDPENDNEEDGEEGDEDEEDVGNTGDQDKPGDDDDENQGANGGTTGPVAGEAEGADNAGGPGADGTENTRGGGEGLDHVSVHGSNREDLDGAEPGGDGQVRTRTKAARPKPSPKPRTATKRSRKPSEKAIAMRTTRQRQGIRMTKADSSILKYVEAYDTKKKAGGAMLIECDGNDANQQMCYSVVHPRSYVNSQYVRTIAYLYNREWASEFPKSCRRLMLDSMFVHQKLKTKETYAGLLKKWSQPLRKVVSSDISVEWLSVLLLYSLMQSKFLTKVNK; encoded by the exons ATGGAGAACTTCATGATTGTGCTAATGGGACAGATTCTTTGTCCTTCTACTGATGGTGCAAACATGTCGACGAAACTGCTAGGTGTTGTATGTGTTGCAAAGGACGCAGATCAGTATAACTGGTGTGAGTTTTGTCACAAATGGCTGCTAGACTACGCGATCACATGCCAGCGGAAGCTAGAAGTTCAGGGTTATGCGGCTGGGACTGGTGgttgtgttttgtttttgttg GTATTTTATCTAGACCGTTTATGTCGGCTTCCTGTCCGTTGGGACGAGTTCCCCAGACTAAAAGTCTGGACTGAGGAGGAAGTGGAGAAGGTGAAACTTCAAGATAGGAAGCCTACTGAAGACTATGGGAGGTTATCG ACGGTTGATGTTGTTTACCGGGAGCCCCATCCTCTATTTGGCGGAGAAGAAAGAAGGCCGTTGGCAGAAGAGGTTGCTGATCTG GTTATGGAAAGGATGGCCCCCTTACTGCAAGACCTCCGTGCCGTGATACGAGAACAAGTAATCATACGCAGGCTGGGGGAAAAGGATAGTGTTGCTGAAAAAGATCCCTCCCCTGGTAGTGTTGCTGAAAAAGATCCCTCCCCTGCTAGCAGTTCCCATCGCCAAATCAGCGATAATGCTTATATTAACGTGGATGGTGAGCCAATGGCGGTGGATAAGTCGGTCAACAAGGTCCTGAGTGAGTTAGATGTCATTGTATTGGAGGATGAAATAGACAATGTGCAACACAGAGTGGAACAACCATTGGGAGGTGAACAAAATGTGTTTGTGAATTACCAGTCCTTGCCTGTGGAGCAGCCCGTGTTTGAGTTTTTGCATGTTCCAGCAGTGGAGGCCGTGCAGAATGAGCCTATGGAGGCAGAGCAAGTGCAGCAGGGCCCCCCACAGCAGGCCCCCCCACAGCAAGTGGTTGAGCTAGTGCAGCATTTGGAGGCCATGCAGAATGAGCCTATGGAGGCAGAGCAAGTGCAGCAGGGCCCCCCACAGCAGACCCCCCCACAGCAGGCCCCCCCACAGCAAGTGGTTGAGCTAGTGCAGCATTTGGAGGCCATGCATAATGAGACTATGGAGGCACTGCCGCAACACGAGCCACAACAAGAGCCACGTTATGAGCCTGTGCAGCAAGGTCATACCGAGGCAGACCAAGGCGGACCACAAGAAGAAGGGCCTGTGGTGCCTGTTGTGCAGCAAGATCATGAGGTGGCAGACCCCCAGGGCCCAGTAGAAGAGCCACCACAAAATGATTTTTTGGAGCCACAAAATGATTTTTTGGAGCCACAAAATGATGTTTTGGAGGACCCCGAAAACGACAATGAAGAAGATGGCGAGGAAGGTgacgaagatgaagaagatgtTGGTAATACCGGGGATCAAGATAAAcctggtgatgatgatgatgagaacCAAGGAGCAAATGGTGGTACGACGGGTCCGGTTGCGGGTGAAGCTGAAGGTGCAGATAATGCAGGGGGTCCGGGTGCCGATGGGACCGAGAATACAAGGGGTGGGGGTGAAGGTTTGGACCATGTTTCTGTTCATGGTTCCAATCGTGAAGATTTGGATGGTGCTGAACCAGGTGGTGATGGTCAGGTGAGAACAAGAACAAAGGCAGCGAGGCCTAAACCTAGTCCCAAACCCCGCACTGCGACAAAGAGATCCCGTAAGCCTAGTGAGAAGGCAATAGCAATGAGAACAACTCGTCAACGACAAGGTATTAGAATGACGAAGGCAGACAGTTCTATTTTGAAGTACGTAGAGGCTTACGACACCAAAAAGAAAGCAGG AGGGGCTATGTTGATTGAATGTGATGGGAACGACGCAAACCAGCAGATGTGTTACTCGGTTGTTCACCCCAGGTCCTATGTGAATTCCCAGTATGTTCGTACAATTGCATATCTCTACAACCGGGAGTGGGCTAGTGAATTTCCAAAGAGTTGTCGCAGACTTATGCTTGACTCTATGTTTGTA CATCAAAAGCTAAAGACGAAAGAAACATATGCCGGGTTGTTGAAGAAGTGGTCGCAACCACTTAGGAAGGTGGTCTCCTCGGATATTTCTGTG
- the LOC110780370 gene encoding FK506-binding protein 3 isoform X1 has product MNGVFKDKPPQVPGTSNRKKYMEPEIDEDDEEYEEDLVGSGDDSEDTPYEEEGEELEDEEEDAEEYVDEDEDEGENDVGVKCKLKNQGRKTGNAKGRRPVVVEEDDEFYDELEVDARAKLKMKERSRKYAKSRRLANDVEDEGNDDEEDDEEDGEADVRRVGKKHPKHVGQNFRRGYPEDEQHGLRKKHLKVIRKRRRGDTDDEEEQGKPVKKKLLLKKKVGKIVDKERRKGKFPLKDKGMTRRGKNRRVFLRVPIPQHPMSRGEYAKCHDVVVATQRANCDRKQPSVICRADAFSKIIAGFDDSRRACVQKMGFRGLLKLKISKLPRQLCYWLMTRLDGVNNYLVGGDGHVLPITPGHWEDVFGLRNSGLPVPEKDSDLPPGKALAYAVKYGEKNPANTKTTVLISNATRVLLGPLD; this is encoded by the exons ATGAATGGAGTTTTTAAGGATAAACCTCCCCAGGTACCCGGCACTAGTAACCGTAAGAAGTATATGGAACCGGAAattgatgaagatgatgaagagTACGAGGAAGATCTCGTTGGATCAGGGGATGATAGTGAAGATACACCATATGAAGAGGAGGGTGAGGAATTAGAGGACGAAGAAGAAGACGCCGAAGAGTATGtagatgaggatgaggatgagggGGAAAATGATGTTGGTGTAAAGTGTAAGTTGAAAAATCAGGGCAGGAAAACGGGTAATGCTAAAGGAAGGCGTCCTGTTGTTGTAGAGGAGGATGATGAGTTTTATGATGAGCTTGAAGTTGATGCTCGTGCTAAGTTGAAGATGAAAGAGCGCAGTAGGAAGTATGCTAAGAGCAGGCGTTTAGCTAATGATGTAGAGGATGAAGGAAATGATGATGAAGAGGATGACGAGGAAGATGGAGAAGCTGATGTCCGTAGAGTGGGGAAGAAGCATCCGAAGCATGTAGGCCAAAATTTTAGGCGGGGTTATCCAGAAGATGAACAACATGGGTTGAGGAAGAAACATTTGAAGGTGATTAGGAAGAGGCGTCGGGGGGATACTGATGACGAGGAAGAACAGGGGAAGCCTGTGAAGAAGAAGTTGTTGCTGAAGAAAAAGGTTGGTAAGATTGTTGATAAAGAGCGTAGAAAAGGAAAGTTCCCTCTTAAAGATAAGGGAATGACTAGGAGAGGCAAGAATAGGAGAGTGTTTCTGCGG GTTCCAATCCCCCAACATCCAATGTCTAGGGGTGAATATGCCAAGTGTCATGATGTTGTAGTTGCTACCCAAAGGGCTAATTGCGATCGCAAG CAACCGAGTGTTATATGCCGCGCTGATGCTTTCTCAAAGATCATTGCTGGATTTGATGACTCTAGAAGAGCCTGTGTGCAAAAAATGGGGTTTAGAGGCTTGTTGAAGTTGAAAATATCCAAGCTTCCGAGGCAGCTTTGTTATTGGTTGATGACCAGATTGGACGGAGTCAACAATTATCTGGTAGGTGGTGACGGGCATGTGTTGCCGATCACACCTGGCCATTGGGAAGATGTGTTTGGTTTGAGGAACAGCGGGCTTCCCGTCCCTGAAAAGGATTCTGATTTGCCGCCTGGAAAAGCTCTAGCGTATGCAGTGAAGTATGGTGAGAAAAACCCTGCAAACACCAAGACCACAGTACTGATATCCAACGCAACTCGCGTGTTGTTAGGTCCCTTGGACTAG
- the LOC110786352 gene encoding uncharacterized protein isoform X3: protein MENFMIVLMGQILCPSTDGANMSTKLLGVVCVAKDADQYNWCEFCHKWLLDYAITCQRKLEVQGYAAGTGGCVLFLLVFYLDRLCRLPVRWDEFPRLKVWTEEEVEKVKLQDRKPTEDYGRLSTVDVVYREPHPLFGGEERRPLAEEVADLVMERMAPLLQDLRAVIREQVIIRRLGEKDSVAEKDPSPGSVAEKDPSPASSSHRQISDNAYINVDGEPMAVDKSVNKVLSELDVIVLEDEIDNVQHRVEQPLGGEQNVFVNYQSLPVEQPVFEFLHVPAVEAVQNEPMEAEQVQQGPPQQAPPQQVVELVQHLEAMQNEPMEAEQVQQGPPQQTPPQQAPPQQVVELVQHLEAMHNETMEALPQHEPQQEPRYEPVQQGHTEADQGGPQEEGPVVPVVQQDHEVADPQGPVEEPPQNDFLEPQNDFLEPQNDVLEDPENDNEEDGEEGDEDEEDVGNTGDQDKPGDDDDENQGANGGTTGPVAGEAEGADNAGGPGADGTENTRGGGEGLDHVSVHGSNREDLDGAEPGGDGQVRTRTKAARPKPSPKPRTATKRSRKPSEKAIAMRTTRQRQGIRMTKADSSILKYVEAYDTKKKAGGAMLIECDGNDANQQMCYSVVHPRSYVNSQYVRTIAYLYNREWASEFPKSCRRLMLDSMFVHQKLKTKETYAGLLKKWSQPLRKVVSSDISVIK from the exons ATGGAGAACTTCATGATTGTGCTAATGGGACAGATTCTTTGTCCTTCTACTGATGGTGCAAACATGTCGACGAAACTGCTAGGTGTTGTATGTGTTGCAAAGGACGCAGATCAGTATAACTGGTGTGAGTTTTGTCACAAATGGCTGCTAGACTACGCGATCACATGCCAGCGGAAGCTAGAAGTTCAGGGTTATGCGGCTGGGACTGGTGgttgtgttttgtttttgttg GTATTTTATCTAGACCGTTTATGTCGGCTTCCTGTCCGTTGGGACGAGTTCCCCAGACTAAAAGTCTGGACTGAGGAGGAAGTGGAGAAGGTGAAACTTCAAGATAGGAAGCCTACTGAAGACTATGGGAGGTTATCG ACGGTTGATGTTGTTTACCGGGAGCCCCATCCTCTATTTGGCGGAGAAGAAAGAAGGCCGTTGGCAGAAGAGGTTGCTGATCTG GTTATGGAAAGGATGGCCCCCTTACTGCAAGACCTCCGTGCCGTGATACGAGAACAAGTAATCATACGCAGGCTGGGGGAAAAGGATAGTGTTGCTGAAAAAGATCCCTCCCCTGGTAGTGTTGCTGAAAAAGATCCCTCCCCTGCTAGCAGTTCCCATCGCCAAATCAGCGATAATGCTTATATTAACGTGGATGGTGAGCCAATGGCGGTGGATAAGTCGGTCAACAAGGTCCTGAGTGAGTTAGATGTCATTGTATTGGAGGATGAAATAGACAATGTGCAACACAGAGTGGAACAACCATTGGGAGGTGAACAAAATGTGTTTGTGAATTACCAGTCCTTGCCTGTGGAGCAGCCCGTGTTTGAGTTTTTGCATGTTCCAGCAGTGGAGGCCGTGCAGAATGAGCCTATGGAGGCAGAGCAAGTGCAGCAGGGCCCCCCACAGCAGGCCCCCCCACAGCAAGTGGTTGAGCTAGTGCAGCATTTGGAGGCCATGCAGAATGAGCCTATGGAGGCAGAGCAAGTGCAGCAGGGCCCCCCACAGCAGACCCCCCCACAGCAGGCCCCCCCACAGCAAGTGGTTGAGCTAGTGCAGCATTTGGAGGCCATGCATAATGAGACTATGGAGGCACTGCCGCAACACGAGCCACAACAAGAGCCACGTTATGAGCCTGTGCAGCAAGGTCATACCGAGGCAGACCAAGGCGGACCACAAGAAGAAGGGCCTGTGGTGCCTGTTGTGCAGCAAGATCATGAGGTGGCAGACCCCCAGGGCCCAGTAGAAGAGCCACCACAAAATGATTTTTTGGAGCCACAAAATGATTTTTTGGAGCCACAAAATGATGTTTTGGAGGACCCCGAAAACGACAATGAAGAAGATGGCGAGGAAGGTgacgaagatgaagaagatgtTGGTAATACCGGGGATCAAGATAAAcctggtgatgatgatgatgagaacCAAGGAGCAAATGGTGGTACGACGGGTCCGGTTGCGGGTGAAGCTGAAGGTGCAGATAATGCAGGGGGTCCGGGTGCCGATGGGACCGAGAATACAAGGGGTGGGGGTGAAGGTTTGGACCATGTTTCTGTTCATGGTTCCAATCGTGAAGATTTGGATGGTGCTGAACCAGGTGGTGATGGTCAGGTGAGAACAAGAACAAAGGCAGCGAGGCCTAAACCTAGTCCCAAACCCCGCACTGCGACAAAGAGATCCCGTAAGCCTAGTGAGAAGGCAATAGCAATGAGAACAACTCGTCAACGACAAGGTATTAGAATGACGAAGGCAGACAGTTCTATTTTGAAGTACGTAGAGGCTTACGACACCAAAAAGAAAGCAGG AGGGGCTATGTTGATTGAATGTGATGGGAACGACGCAAACCAGCAGATGTGTTACTCGGTTGTTCACCCCAGGTCCTATGTGAATTCCCAGTATGTTCGTACAATTGCATATCTCTACAACCGGGAGTGGGCTAGTGAATTTCCAAAGAGTTGTCGCAGACTTATGCTTGACTCTATGTTTGTA CATCAAAAGCTAAAGACGAAAGAAACATATGCCGGGTTGTTGAAGAAGTGGTCGCAACCACTTAGGAAGGTGGTCTCCTCGGATATTTCTGTG ATCAAGTGA